In the Diceros bicornis minor isolate mBicDic1 chromosome 22, mDicBic1.mat.cur, whole genome shotgun sequence genome, one interval contains:
- the AQP3 gene encoding aquaporin-3: MGRQKELVSRCGEVLHIRYRLLRQALAECLGTLILVMFGCGSVAQVVLSRGTHGGFLTINLAFGFAVTLGILVAGQVSGAHLNPAVTFAMCFLAREPWIKLPVYTLAQTLGAFLGAGIIFGLYYDAILAFASNQLIVSGPNGTAGIFATYPSGHLDMVNGFFDQFIGTAALIVCVLAIVDPYNNPVPRGLEAFTVGLVVLVIGTSMGFNSGYAVNPARDFGPRLFTAIAGWGSEVFTTGRHWWWVPIVSPLLGSIAGVFVYQLMIGCHLEQPPPSTEQENVKLAHVKHKEQI, translated from the exons ATGGGTCGACAGAAGGAGCTGGTGTCCCGCTGCGGGGAGGTGCTCCACATCCGCTACCGGCTGCTCCGCCAGGCGCTGGCTGAGTGCCTGGGGACCCTCATCCTCGTG ATGTTTGGCTGTGGCTCCGTGGCCCAGGTTGTGCTCAGCCGGGGCACTCACGGTGGTTTCCTCACCATCAACCTGGCCTTTGGCTTCGCGGTCACCCTGGGCATCCTTGTTGCTGGCCAGGTCTCTG GGGCGCACCTGAACCCTGCCGTGACCTTTGCCATGTGCTTCCTGGCACGTGAGCCCTGGATCAAGCTGCCCGTCTACACCTTGGCTCAGACGCTAGGAGCCTTCCTGGGTGCTGGGATCATTTTTGGACTGTATTACG ATGCAATCTTGGCCTTCGCCAGCAACCAGCTTATCGTCTCGGGCCCCAATGGCACAGCTGGCATCTTTGCCACCTACCCCTCTGGACACTTGGACATGGTCAATGGCTTCTTCGACCAG TTCATTGGCACAGCCGCCCTCATCGTGTGTGTGCTGGCCATTGTTGACCCCTACAACAACCCTGTCCCCCGAGGCCTGGAGGCCTTCACTGTGGGCCTGGTGGTCCTGGTCATCGGCACTTCCATGGGCTTCAACTCTGGCTACGCGGTCAACCCCGCCCGGGACTTCGGCCCCCGCCTTTTCACCGCCATCGCTGGCTGGGGCTCCGAAGTCTTCAC GACCGGCCGCCACTGGTGGTGGGTGCCCATCGTCTCTCCGCTCCTGGGCTCCATTGCGGGCGTCTTCGTGTACCAGCTCATGATCGGCTGCCACCTGGAGCAGCCCCCGCCCTCCACCGAGCAGGAGAATGTGAAGCTGGCCCATGTGAAGCACAAGGAGCAGATCTGA
- the NOL6 gene encoding nucleolar protein 6: MGPAPAGAQFRGAAGEPEVMEPALEGTGKEGKKESSKKHTVAGSPGEGLWQPVKLSWAELYKEPTNEELNRLRETESLFHSSLLRLQVEELLKEVRLSEKKKERIDAFLREVNQRIMRVPSTPETELTDQVWLPAGVQVPLHQVPYAVKGRFRFLPPARVTVVGSYLLGTCIRPDINVDVALTMPREILQDKDGLNQRYFRKRALYLAHLAHHLAQDPLFSSVRFSYTNGCHLKPSLLLRPHGKDERLVTVRLHPCPPPDFFRPCRLLPSKNNVRSAWYRGQSPPGSGSPEPPTPHYNTWVLQDTALESHVQLLSTVLGSTLGLKDGVALLKVWLRQRELDKGLGGFSGFLVSMLVAFLVSTRKIHTTMSGYQVLRSILQFLATTDLTVNGISLCLSSDPSLPALADFHQAFPVVFLDSSGRLNLCADVTASTYHQVQHEARLSMVLLDSKADDGFQLLLMTPKPMIRAFDHVLHLHPLSRLQAACHRLKLWPELQDHGGDYVSATLGPLTTLLEQGLGSRLHLLAHSRPPVSEWDISQDPPKHRDSGTLTLGLLLRPEGLTSVLELGPEADQPEAADFRRFWGSRSELRRFQDGAIREAVVWEAASMAQKRLIPHQVVTHLLALHADIPDTCVHYMGGLLEALIQGLKETSSTGEEALAAVVRCYDDLSRQLWGLEGLPLTVSAVQGAHPVLRYTEVFPPAPVKPAYSFYEHLRERASLLPRPDKPCPAYVEPMTVVCHLEGSGQWPQDAEAIRRVRAAFQLRLAELLTQQHGLRCRATATHTDVLKDGFVFRIRVAYQREPQILKETRSPEGMISLRDTPASLRLERDTRQLPLLTSALHGLQQQHPAFSGVARLAKRWVRAQLLGEGLTDESLDLVAAALFLHPEPFTPPSSPQVGFLRFLFLVSTFDWKNNPLIINLNNELTVEEQVEIRSGFLATRLQLPVMVIFTPQDRKSSVWTQDGPSPQILQRLVVLAAEALPVLEKQLMDPRGPGDIRTVFRPPLDMYDVLIRLSPRHIPRHRQAVDSPAASFCRGLLSEPGSSSLMPVLGYDPPQLYLAQLREAFGDLALFFYDQHGGEVIGVLWKPSSFQPQPFKASNTKGRMVVSQVGELMMVPNVEAILEDFAILGEGLVQAVEARSERWTV; this comes from the exons ATGGGGCCGGCGCCTGCCGGAGCGCAGTTTCGCGGAGCTGCTGGGGAGCCGGAG GTGATGGAGCCAGCTCTGGAAGGTACAGGCAAGGAGGGGAAGAAGGAATCCTCAAAGAAGCATACAGTGGCTGGATCTCCAGGGGAGGGTCTCTGGCAGCCGGTGAAGCTCAGCTGGGCAGAACTGTACAAGGAGCCTACCAATGAGGAGCTGAATCGCCTTCGGGAGACCGAGAGCCTGTTCCACTCCAGCTTGCTTCGTTTACAG GTAGAGGAGCTGCTAAAGGAAGTGAGGCTgtcagagaagaagaaggagCGGATCGATGCTTTCCTACGGGAGGTCAACCAGCGGATCATGAGGGTGCCCTCAACCCCTGAGACTGAG CTGACTGACCAGGTGTGGCTCCCGGCTGGGGTTCAAGTCCCCCTCCACCAAGTGCCCTATGCTGTGAAGGGCCGTTTCCGTTTCCTGCCCCCAGCCCGGGTCACTGTTGTGGGCAGCTACCTTCTGGGCACCTGCATCCGGCCGGACATCAATGTGGATGTGGCACTGACCATGCCCAGG GAGATCCTACAGGACAAGGATGGGCTGAACCAGCGCTACTTCCGCAAGCGTGCCCTCTACCTGGCCCACTTGGCTCACCACCTGGCCCAAGACCCCCTCTTCAGCAGTGTTCGCTTCTCCTACACCAATGGCTGCCACCTGAAACCCTCGCTGCTGCTACGGCCACATG GGAAAGATGAGCGCCTGGTCACTGTACGTCTGCATCCATGCCCTCCACCTGACTTCTTCCGCCCTTGCCGTCTGCTGCCATCCAAGAACAATGTGCGCTCTGCCTGGTACCGAGGGCAGAGTCCTCCAGGGAGTG GTAGCCcagagccccccaccccccactataACACATGGGTCCTGCAGGACACAGCCCTCGAGTCCCATGTGCAGCTGCTGTCAACTGTGCTGGGCTCCACCTTGGGGCTGAAGGATGGTGTGGCACTTCTGAAGGTCTGGCTGCGGCAGCGGGAACTGGACAAG GGCCTGGGAGGGTTCAGTGGGTTCCTTGTCTCCATGCTGGTTGCCTTCCTTGTGTCCACACGCAAGATCCACACCACCATGAGCGGCTACCAGGTCCTGAGGAGCATTTTGCAGTTTCTGG CCACCACAGATCTGACCGTCAATGGGATCAGTTTATGTCTCAGCTCAGACCCCTCCTTG CCGGCCCTGGCTGACTTCCACCAGGCCTTCCCTGTTGTCTTCCTGGACTCCTCAGGCCGTCTCAACCTCTGTGCGGATGTCACTGCTTCCACTTACCACCAG GTGCAGCACGAGGCACGGCTGTCTATGGTGTTGCTGGACAGCAAAGCTGACGACGGATTCCAGCTGCTGTTGATGACTCCTAAACCCATGATTCGGGCTTTTGACCACGTCCTGCA TCTCCATCCACTGAGTCGGCTGCAGGCAGCATGTCACCGGCTGAAGCTGTGGCCAGAGCTGCAGGACCATGGTGGGGACTATGTCTCAGCTACTTTGGGCCCGCTAACCACCCTCCTGGAGCAGGGCCTGGGGTCCCGGCTGCACCTGCTGGCCCACTCTCGGCCCCCAGTCTCAGAG TGGGACATCAGCCAGGATCCACCGAAGCACAGAGACTCTGGGACCCTGACCCTGGGATTGCTCCTCCGGCCTGAGGGGCTGACCAGTGTCCTCGAGCTGGGTCCAGAGGCCGACCAGCCCGAG GCTGCTGATTTCCGCCGGTTCTGGGGATCTCGCTCGGAGCTTCGGCGTTTCCAGGATGGAGCCATTCGGGAAGCTGTGGTCTGGGAGGCAGCCTCTATGGCCCAGAAGCGCCTTATTCCCCACCAGGTGGTCACTCACCTCTTGGCACT ccatgctgacatCCCAGATACCTGTGTCCACTATATGGGAGGCCTCCTGGAAGCACTGATCCAAGGCCTGAAAGAG ACCTCCAGCACAGGTGAGGAGGCCCTGGCAGCTGTGGTGCGTTGCTACGATGACCTCAGCCGCCAGCTGTGGGGGCTGGAAGGCCTCCCGCTGACTGTGTCTGCTGTCCAGGGAGCTCACCCAGTGCTGCGCTACACTGAG GTGTTCccaccagccccagtcaagccagCCTACTCCTTCTATGAGCACCTGCGAGAGCGGGCCTCACTCTTGCCCCGGCCCGACAAGCCCTGTCCAGCCTATGTGGAACCCATGACTG TGGTATGTCACCTGGAGGGCAGTGGTCAGTGGCCACAGGATGCTGAGGCCATACGGCGGGTCCGAGCTGCCTTCCAGCTGCGCCTGGCAGAGCTGCTGACACAACAGCATGGGCTGCGGTGCCGTGCCACGGCCACGCACACTGATGTCCTCAAG GATGGGTTCGTGTTCCGGATTCGTGTGGCCTATCAGCGGGAGCCCCAGATCCTGAAGGAGACGCGGAGCCCCGAGGGGATGATCTCACTGAGGGACACGCCCGCCTCCCTCCGCCTCGAGAGGGACACGAGGCAGTTGCCCCTGCTCACCAGTGCCTTGCATGG actCCAACAGCAGCACCCAGCCTTCTCGGGTGTGGCTCGGCTGGCCAAGCGGTGGGTGCGCGCCCAGCTTCTGGGTGAGGGGCTCACCGATGAGAGCCTGGACTTGGTGGCTGCTGCCCTTTTCCTGCACCCTGAGCCCTTCACTCCTCCCAG CTCTCCCCAGGTGGGCTTCCTTCGGTTTCTTTTCCTGGTATCAACCTTTGATTGGAAAAACAACCCCCTTATCATCAACCTCAACAATGAGCTCACTG tggaggagcaggtggagatcCGCAGTGGCTTCCTGGCAACTCGGTTACAACTCCCGGTCATGGTCATCTTTACCCCCCAGGATCGCAAAAGCTCTGTATGGACGCAGGATGGACCCTCGCCCCAG ATCCTACAGCGGCTCGTAGTCCTGGCAGCTGAGGCCTTGCCTGTCCTGGAGAAACAGTTAATGGATCCCCGGGGTCCGGGGGACATCAGG ACAGTGTTCCGGCCACCCTTGGACATGTATGATGTGCTGATCCGCCTGTCTCCCCGCCACATCCCCCGGCACCGCCAGGCTGTGGACTCTCCAGCTGCCTCCTTCTGCCGTGGCCTGCTCAGTGAGCCAGGGTCCTCATCCCTGATGCCCGTGCTGGGCTACGATCCTCCTCAGCTCTATCTGGCACAGCTCAGG GAGGCCTTCGGGGACCTGGCCCTTTTCTTTTATGACCAGCACGGGGGAGAGGTGATCGGTGTCCTCTGGAAGCCTTCCAGCTTCCAGCCTCAGCCTTTCAAG GCCTCCAACACAAAGGGTCGCATGGTGGTGTCTCAGGTTGGGGAGCTCATGATGGTGCCCAATGTAGAAGCCATCCTGGAGGACTTTGCCATCCTGGGTGAAGGCCTAGTGCAGGCTGTGGAGGCCCGAAGTGAGAGGTGGACTGTGTGA